A part of Leptospira yasudae genomic DNA contains:
- a CDS encoding pseudouridine synthase, whose translation MQSKDDRNTPEGIRLNRFLADCGLGSRRKAEEIILGGQIVINGKKVTDLGIRVNPETDVVTYRGDILRPGAEPKRLLILNKPIGYLCSHQDRFHEKTVFSLLPAAYKNYKIAGRLDLNSRGLLILTNDGDLAQRISHPSNGSEKEYLVTLKYDPGEKQIQAAFQKGILDAGEILRAKMVKLVPGKNCVYRVILGEGKKRQIRRMFHASGASVVDLQRIRVGSIRLEKLGLEEGKYLLQDTGVWE comes from the coding sequence ATGCAATCAAAGGATGATCGGAACACCCCGGAAGGAATTCGTCTCAATCGCTTTCTCGCGGATTGCGGACTCGGCTCGAGAAGAAAGGCCGAGGAAATCATTCTCGGCGGTCAGATCGTGATCAACGGAAAAAAGGTCACCGATCTCGGAATCCGTGTGAACCCGGAAACGGATGTTGTCACTTACCGAGGTGATATTCTTCGTCCGGGAGCGGAGCCGAAACGACTTCTGATCCTGAACAAACCGATCGGTTATCTCTGTTCGCATCAGGACCGTTTTCATGAAAAAACGGTGTTTTCCCTTCTACCCGCCGCGTACAAAAATTATAAAATCGCAGGCAGATTGGATTTGAACTCCAGAGGGCTTTTGATTTTAACCAACGACGGCGATTTAGCGCAGAGAATTTCGCATCCGTCCAACGGTTCCGAAAAGGAATATCTCGTAACTCTCAAATACGATCCCGGAGAAAAGCAGATTCAGGCGGCGTTTCAAAAAGGGATTTTGGATGCAGGGGAAATTCTGCGTGCAAAGATGGTTAAACTCGTTCCCGGGAAGAATTGCGTATACCGCGTCATTCTCGGGGAAGGAAAAAAAAGACAGATTCGAAGGATGTTTCACGCATCCGGTGCGAGCGTGGTGGATCTGCAAAGAATCCGCGTAGGTTCGATACGATTAGAAAAGCTGGGTTTGGAAGAAGGTAAATATCTTCTCCAAGACACAGGGGTTTGGGAATGA
- the fsa gene encoding fructose-6-phosphate aldolase — translation MELYLDTANIDEIKEIASYGLVDGVTTNPSIIAKSGRNFKEVIKEICSIVPGPVSAEVLSTKYDGMLKEALELVEIAENVVIKVPLIPEGLKTVVELTKRNIPTNVTLCFSAPQALLAAKAGATFISPFIGRVDDTSWDGMELISEIREIYDNYGYDTRILAASIRGPMHLKESALRGADCATMPHSAFLQLFKHPLTDIGLEKFLEDSKKLKW, via the coding sequence GTGGAATTATACCTCGATACTGCAAACATAGACGAAATCAAAGAAATCGCATCCTACGGTCTTGTGGACGGCGTGACTACAAACCCTTCCATCATCGCAAAATCCGGAAGAAATTTTAAAGAAGTCATCAAAGAAATCTGTTCCATCGTTCCCGGCCCGGTAAGCGCGGAAGTTCTTTCCACAAAGTACGACGGAATGTTGAAAGAAGCTCTCGAACTCGTCGAGATCGCGGAAAACGTAGTCATTAAGGTTCCTTTGATCCCGGAAGGTCTCAAAACCGTCGTCGAATTAACGAAACGGAATATTCCAACAAACGTTACTCTTTGTTTTTCAGCGCCGCAGGCTCTGCTCGCAGCGAAAGCGGGTGCGACCTTTATTTCTCCGTTTATCGGACGAGTGGACGACACGAGCTGGGATGGAATGGAACTGATCTCCGAGATCAGAGAGATCTACGACAACTACGGATACGACACGAGAATCCTCGCGGCCTCCATTCGTGGGCCTATGCACTTGAAGGAATCCGCATTGAGAGGCGCCGATTGTGCAACCATGCCTCACTCTGCATTCTTACAACTCTTCAAACATCCGTTGACCGACATCGGATTAGAGAAATTTTTAGAAGATTCTAAAAAGCTAAAGTGGTAA
- the fliS gene encoding flagellar export chaperone FliS, with the protein MSLARKSTATVDQYKSNEISTVSQGKLIVMLYDGAIRFLNIALENNTPRKYDVVNNHILKAGEIVTELMLALNLEQGGEVANNLLGIYVYIKKRLLEANMKKDSEIIQEIIKYMEDLKSAWEEIEKKEKSNVVSAPFQSSRGSGLSIQG; encoded by the coding sequence ATGTCACTTGCCAGAAAATCCACAGCGACCGTTGATCAATACAAATCCAACGAAATCTCGACTGTCAGCCAGGGAAAACTGATTGTTATGCTGTATGACGGCGCGATTCGTTTTCTGAATATCGCTCTGGAGAATAACACTCCCCGGAAATACGATGTGGTTAACAATCATATCCTCAAAGCCGGAGAAATCGTAACCGAGCTCATGCTTGCCCTCAACTTGGAACAAGGCGGGGAAGTGGCGAACAACCTCCTAGGAATCTACGTCTACATCAAAAAACGTCTTTTAGAAGCGAACATGAAGAAGGATTCCGAAATCATTCAAGAAATCATCAAATACATGGAAGATCTGAAATCGGCTTGGGAAGAAATCGAAAAAAAAGAAAAGTCCAACGTCGTATCGGCTCCGTTCCAAAGCAGCCGCGGAAGCGGTTTATCCATCCAGGGTTAA
- a CDS encoding lipoprotein LipL45 — MKKLLIVSSIVLTAGVLVFSACKKPTENSQAADTGKANSPSAVVVFSVGEAKILHADLTEEKATLGASLKTGDKVSTKDKSKVDIQFADGSAIRISENSVIDFDGLSINSKGNTDTRLALVSGKVFAKVNKASKEDQFSVVTPTAIAGVRGTSFIVERSKSDKAVVKVLDGSVAVAPRVAALEGLSDEEIAKDEDLKKIQQSVASSEIVLEKNQASVLKADDKSLEAKDASKISEKNISGVVKKLDNSGISKKEEEEIRTIVTVDKDTTDKMVRINEESSGKVDEQKAAALEAERKKLETEVASRQEEEAKKFKQILISAPKELKSSKDIVSYYERIEKIIMTDGSSMIGAIVDQQGSTMIVHTEQGIKKINQADVQEVIYDFQTKAKF, encoded by the coding sequence ATGAAGAAGCTCTTAATCGTTTCCTCAATCGTTTTGACCGCCGGTGTTCTGGTGTTCAGCGCTTGTAAGAAACCTACTGAAAATTCCCAGGCAGCCGATACCGGTAAAGCAAACAGCCCTTCGGCTGTTGTTGTGTTCAGCGTTGGAGAAGCTAAAATTCTTCACGCGGATCTTACCGAAGAAAAAGCTACTTTAGGCGCAAGTCTGAAAACCGGCGACAAAGTCAGCACGAAAGACAAATCCAAAGTTGATATTCAATTTGCGGACGGTTCCGCGATTCGTATCTCTGAAAATTCAGTGATCGACTTTGACGGACTTTCGATCAACTCCAAAGGAAATACCGATACAAGACTCGCTCTTGTTTCCGGAAAAGTTTTCGCGAAAGTCAACAAGGCTTCCAAAGAAGACCAGTTTTCCGTGGTTACTCCGACCGCGATCGCTGGTGTGCGTGGAACTTCCTTTATCGTAGAGAGATCTAAATCCGACAAAGCTGTCGTAAAAGTTTTGGACGGCTCGGTTGCGGTTGCTCCTCGCGTTGCGGCTCTCGAAGGACTTAGCGACGAAGAGATCGCAAAGGATGAAGATCTGAAAAAGATTCAGCAATCCGTTGCTTCTTCGGAAATCGTTCTTGAAAAGAACCAAGCTTCCGTGTTGAAAGCGGACGATAAATCTTTGGAAGCAAAAGACGCTTCCAAAATCAGCGAAAAGAACATTTCCGGCGTTGTAAAGAAACTGGATAACTCCGGAATCTCCAAGAAAGAAGAAGAAGAGATCAGAACGATCGTAACCGTAGACAAAGACACTACGGATAAGATGGTTCGCATCAACGAAGAATCTTCCGGAAAAGTTGACGAACAAAAAGCGGCAGCGCTCGAAGCTGAGAGAAAGAAACTCGAAACCGAAGTTGCATCTCGTCAAGAAGAAGAAGCTAAGAAATTCAAACAAATCCTGATCTCCGCTCCGAAAGAGCTGAAATCCAGCAAGGATATCGTAAGCTACTATGAAAGAATCGAAAAGATCATCATGACTGACGGATCTTCTATGATCGGTGCCATCGTGGATCAACAAGGATCAACGATGATCGTTCATACCGAACAAGGTATTAAGAAGATCAATCAAGCGGATGTTCAAGAAGTAATCTACGACTTCCAAACGAAAGCTAAATTCTGA
- the lipA gene encoding lipoyl synthase translates to MNPLKKKPRTHSIQEAPEKPDWLKVKLTFPDPKNNTVAIVRDSLEEKKLNTVCESASCPNLNHCWSRKTATYMLGGDICTRRCSYCDVASGKPAPLDREEPKRVAESAIALGLRHVVITAVNRDDLEDGGAAHFAETVEAIRAGLPDCKIELLVPDLKVKQESLEIIFKSKPDVFNHNVETVKRLFPEVAPQKKYERSLEVLKIASERGFLTKSGLILGMGETVEEVKECMRDLAEVGVSLLTLGQYLQPTPTHLPVKEYILPEVFQELKIYGKSIGLKGVYSGPLVRSSYHADEQVSWNP, encoded by the coding sequence ATGAATCCTCTCAAAAAAAAGCCGCGCACTCATTCGATTCAGGAAGCCCCGGAAAAACCGGATTGGCTCAAAGTAAAGCTTACCTTTCCCGATCCAAAAAACAACACCGTCGCCATCGTTCGCGATTCTCTGGAAGAAAAAAAACTCAATACGGTTTGCGAAAGCGCTTCTTGCCCGAACTTAAATCACTGTTGGTCCCGTAAAACGGCGACCTATATGTTGGGCGGCGATATCTGCACGCGACGTTGTTCCTATTGCGACGTGGCTTCCGGCAAACCGGCTCCCTTAGATCGGGAAGAACCGAAACGAGTCGCCGAATCAGCGATCGCGCTCGGATTAAGACACGTCGTGATCACCGCCGTAAACCGGGACGATTTGGAAGACGGAGGCGCCGCGCATTTTGCGGAAACGGTGGAAGCGATTCGAGCGGGACTTCCCGATTGCAAGATCGAATTACTCGTTCCCGATCTCAAAGTAAAACAAGAATCCTTGGAAATTATTTTCAAAAGCAAACCCGACGTTTTCAATCACAACGTGGAAACCGTCAAACGTCTGTTTCCCGAAGTGGCCCCTCAGAAAAAATACGAACGTTCTCTCGAAGTTTTGAAGATCGCGTCCGAACGAGGTTTTTTGACCAAAAGCGGTTTGATCTTGGGAATGGGCGAAACCGTGGAAGAAGTCAAAGAATGTATGCGTGACTTAGCGGAAGTCGGCGTTTCTCTTTTGACTCTGGGACAATATCTGCAACCGACTCCAACACATCTTCCGGTAAAGGAATACATTCTTCCCGAAGTCTTTCAAGAATTGAAAATCTACGGTAAATCGATCGGGTTGAAGGGAGTGTATTCTGGACCCTTGGTCAGAAGTTCTTATCACGCGGACGAGCAAGTCTCATGGAATCCGTAG
- the purH gene encoding bifunctional phosphoribosylaminoimidazolecarboxamide formyltransferase/IMP cyclohydrolase: MIQIKRALISVSDKSGLVEFAQFLHQNGVEIISTGGTLKLLKDNGIAAIAIDDYTGFPEILDGRVKTLHPKVHGGLLGVTSNPAHKQKMEELKIPKIDLVVVNLYPFLKTVSKPGVVLEEAIENIDIGGPSMIRSAAKNYKHTLVLTDPNDYKEVQTLIASGGVSEEVAEGYMRKAFSHTAMYDTAISSWFNKQAGDTFPDVLNLSFLKKQKLRYGENPHQAAAFYEPLFVKSDFASLQGKELSFNNMLDFDAAFHISSLLPENTVCIIKHLNPCGIAYADDPLEAYQLARRTDPISAFGGVIGIKGIVNGELANVITENFVEGVIAQKFTPEALEIFSKKPNVRLIEIEDFKEALDELDLRPIHHGLLIQDRDYTTITEKDLKVVTKKQPTPDDIRGLMFAWSCVRFIKSNAIVYTEENATLGIGAGQMSRVDSVQLGANKALNVGLSVVGSYVASDAFFPFRDGIDALAKAGAKAIIQPGGSVRDAEVIQAADEHGLIMVFTGMRHFRH, translated from the coding sequence ATGATACAAATCAAAAGAGCCCTGATCTCCGTCAGCGATAAATCCGGTTTAGTGGAATTCGCACAATTCTTACATCAAAACGGCGTGGAAATCATTTCCACGGGCGGAACCCTAAAACTTCTGAAAGACAACGGAATCGCGGCCATCGCGATCGACGACTACACCGGTTTTCCCGAAATTCTGGACGGACGCGTAAAAACGCTTCATCCGAAAGTTCACGGAGGTCTTTTGGGAGTCACTTCCAATCCGGCTCACAAACAGAAAATGGAAGAATTAAAGATTCCTAAAATAGATTTGGTCGTGGTCAACTTATATCCGTTCTTAAAAACCGTTTCCAAACCCGGAGTGGTTTTGGAGGAAGCGATCGAAAACATCGATATCGGCGGACCTTCCATGATCCGAAGCGCGGCTAAGAATTACAAACACACCCTCGTTCTTACCGATCCGAACGACTACAAAGAAGTGCAGACGTTGATCGCATCCGGCGGAGTTTCGGAAGAAGTCGCGGAGGGTTATATGAGAAAGGCCTTTTCTCATACTGCGATGTACGACACCGCGATCTCTTCCTGGTTCAACAAACAAGCGGGCGACACGTTCCCGGACGTTCTCAATCTTTCCTTTCTCAAAAAACAAAAACTCAGATACGGCGAAAATCCTCACCAAGCGGCGGCGTTCTACGAACCTTTGTTCGTCAAGAGCGACTTCGCTTCCTTGCAAGGGAAAGAATTGTCGTTTAACAATATGCTGGATTTCGACGCGGCGTTTCATATCTCCAGCCTTCTTCCCGAAAACACGGTCTGTATCATCAAACATCTCAATCCTTGCGGAATCGCGTATGCGGACGATCCTTTGGAAGCGTATCAACTCGCAAGAAGAACCGATCCGATTTCCGCGTTCGGCGGCGTGATCGGCATCAAAGGAATCGTAAACGGAGAATTGGCGAACGTAATCACGGAAAATTTCGTGGAAGGAGTGATCGCTCAGAAGTTCACACCCGAAGCGTTGGAGATCTTTTCCAAAAAGCCGAACGTCCGTCTGATCGAAATCGAAGACTTCAAAGAAGCTCTCGACGAATTGGATCTCAGACCGATCCATCACGGTTTGCTCATACAGGATCGGGATTACACCACGATCACCGAAAAAGATCTAAAAGTAGTCACTAAAAAACAGCCTACGCCCGATGATATTCGTGGTTTGATGTTCGCGTGGTCTTGTGTTCGTTTTATCAAGTCCAATGCGATCGTTTACACGGAAGAAAATGCGACCCTCGGAATCGGCGCCGGACAGATGTCCCGGGTCGACTCGGTGCAGTTAGGCGCCAACAAAGCTCTGAACGTCGGTTTGTCCGTAGTCGGTTCGTATGTTGCAAGCGACGCATTCTTTCCGTTTCGAGACGGGATCGACGCCCTCGCCAAGGCGGGAGCAAAGGCGATCATCCAACCGGGAGGTTCGGTTCGGGACGCGGAGGTCATTCAGGCAGCCGACGAACACGGACTCATTATGGTATTTACGGGGATGAGGCACTTCAGGCACTGA
- a CDS encoding DnaJ domain-containing protein, with protein MLERALEFLGLNPDFSEEDLKNRFYFLSKKYHPDTGEFSSDSLFKELIEYRDVLSDHLEQKTFKKTNISSTAPSSQSKTSKDAEYSLYKQAREIYDSAVHEYYKLTDGNPIFLKGEENPALRKLRHSLEISKSGFETLIASYPQSIWVADAKDTLHKIDVWFKAP; from the coding sequence CTGTTAGAAAGAGCCTTGGAGTTTCTGGGTTTAAATCCGGACTTCAGCGAAGAGGATCTAAAAAACCGCTTCTACTTTCTTTCCAAAAAATATCATCCCGACACGGGAGAATTCTCCAGCGATTCCTTGTTCAAGGAATTGATCGAATACAGAGACGTTTTATCCGATCATCTCGAACAAAAGACATTCAAAAAAACGAATATTTCTTCGACGGCGCCTTCTTCACAATCGAAAACTTCCAAGGACGCGGAATACTCCCTCTACAAACAGGCGAGGGAAATCTACGATTCGGCGGTCCACGAGTATTACAAACTCACGGACGGCAATCCCATCTTTTTAAAAGGAGAGGAGAATCCGGCTCTTCGAAAGTTGAGACATTCGCTCGAAATTTCCAAGTCCGGTTTTGAAACCTTGATCGCTTCCTATCCGCAGAGCATTTGGGTTGCGGACGCAAAGGATACGCTTCACAAAATCGACGTTTGGTTTAAGGCACCCTAA
- a CDS encoding MBOAT family O-acyltransferase, with the protein MNFISIEFLLFFLVFYLLYWNVPEKSRKFLLILGSAFFYSVFSLNFLFHLILVVFANWALYRYCGEKSWYVKAAVVLNLLNLGLFKYFYLLMEFVGFVLSIPALQEKTALDAKVSALFGLSGFEVVLPATISYYTFQLISLAVDSKREGFNKNVGLTDFFSFIFFFPVMIAGPILRFDQVRDQFSAPTMTPSKMIDGLWLFLRGLVKKGLLSAAILPLIAPTFLSPKDYSGIALLLTCFLFAANLYFDFSGLTDMARGIGKLMGFDLPENFKAPFFFQSFGDLWRRWHLTFSYWIRDYIYIPLGGSRKGEFRTAVNFIVTFMLGGLWHGANLNFLIWGLLTGVYLSLERLFEVKNWKVLPEIPYVKATLRYLFVLLVYSISWTFFFTPDFNSALSSIGRIVTFQSGQALAGLETGAYMLLFVFLFHVGEEWPERFSVPELWRARLLPILGLLILFIMVGMNAGNADFFYSRF; encoded by the coding sequence ATGAATTTTATCAGCATAGAATTTCTTTTATTTTTTTTGGTGTTTTATCTTCTCTACTGGAACGTTCCGGAAAAGAGCCGAAAGTTTCTTTTGATTCTGGGTTCCGCGTTCTTTTATTCGGTATTCAGCCTTAACTTTCTGTTTCATTTGATCTTGGTCGTTTTTGCGAACTGGGCGCTTTACCGCTATTGCGGCGAAAAGTCCTGGTACGTAAAAGCGGCGGTGGTTTTAAACCTTCTCAACTTAGGTTTATTCAAATATTTTTATTTACTCATGGAGTTTGTCGGGTTCGTTTTATCGATTCCCGCGCTTCAGGAAAAGACCGCGCTCGATGCGAAAGTTTCGGCTTTGTTCGGTCTTAGCGGTTTCGAGGTCGTGTTGCCCGCGACGATCAGTTATTATACGTTTCAGCTGATTTCTTTGGCGGTGGATTCCAAACGCGAAGGATTTAACAAGAATGTCGGTTTAACGGATTTCTTTTCGTTTATCTTTTTCTTTCCCGTGATGATTGCGGGTCCGATTTTACGTTTCGATCAAGTTCGGGATCAGTTCTCCGCTCCTACGATGACCCCGTCTAAAATGATCGACGGTCTTTGGTTGTTTCTGCGCGGTCTTGTCAAAAAAGGACTTTTGTCCGCGGCGATCTTGCCTTTGATCGCTCCCACATTTTTATCTCCGAAAGACTATTCCGGAATCGCGCTCCTTTTGACCTGCTTTTTGTTTGCGGCCAATCTTTACTTCGACTTTTCGGGACTTACCGATATGGCGCGCGGAATCGGGAAGTTGATGGGATTCGATCTTCCCGAAAATTTCAAGGCCCCGTTTTTCTTTCAAAGTTTCGGAGATCTATGGAGAAGATGGCACTTAACGTTTTCCTATTGGATTCGCGACTACATCTATATTCCGTTAGGCGGGTCTCGAAAGGGAGAATTCAGAACCGCCGTGAACTTTATCGTTACGTTTATGTTAGGCGGACTCTGGCACGGTGCGAACCTGAACTTTTTGATCTGGGGTTTGCTGACGGGAGTTTATCTTTCTTTGGAACGATTGTTTGAAGTGAAAAATTGGAAAGTTCTTCCGGAAATTCCGTATGTCAAAGCGACTCTCCGTTACTTGTTCGTTCTGCTTGTGTATTCGATTTCATGGACCTTCTTTTTCACCCCGGATTTCAACTCAGCGCTCTCGTCCATCGGAAGAATCGTTACCTTTCAGAGCGGTCAGGCCTTGGCCGGTTTGGAAACGGGTGCGTATATGCTTCTTTTCGTTTTCTTGTTCCACGTCGGCGAAGAATGGCCCGAACGTTTTTCCGTTCCCGAGCTTTGGAGGGCGAGACTTTTACCGATTTTGGGGCTTCTGATTCTTTTTATCATGGTCGGAATGAACGCGGGAAACGCGGACTTCTTTTACTCAAGGTTTTAA
- a CDS encoding DUF1574 domain-containing protein, whose product MKKFYIYYPVLFLAFVFCLDKIFTLEYFQKSFIQAGNTVYYTQRKSLFEKLLKDKDLENKSLALAFGDSRAYPYSVLGIEKKYQKDWVLYNFSGPQAVPAYGLYWFEKIISKGIKPKLVFYVVSPEGFDDTKGISYDPFLKYGADDEFLLKYLDQISFEDRKKLLLDRLFAVRRINPDLKLFSKRLQEKKLNEYNPAFNMDYMVLNLNHGEQFAYTTFLNDPDRLEKDAVRIRNLYLSTFTLGTTQFFFVEQFLKLAHENDVKVYLIWPKVYKTYQKRYYELEMEKTWWPKIQDLAAKYSAVPVDLNTQTSCDLFYDASHQSIMCFLESMKLMMDDYYGFKKIR is encoded by the coding sequence ATGAAGAAATTCTATATTTATTATCCGGTTCTTTTCTTAGCCTTCGTATTTTGTTTGGATAAGATATTCACTCTTGAATATTTCCAAAAGAGTTTTATTCAAGCGGGAAATACGGTTTATTACACGCAGAGAAAATCCTTGTTCGAAAAACTCCTCAAGGACAAGGACTTGGAAAACAAGTCTTTAGCTCTGGCATTCGGCGATTCGAGAGCGTATCCGTATTCGGTTTTGGGGATCGAAAAGAAATACCAGAAAGACTGGGTCCTCTATAATTTTTCCGGCCCCCAAGCGGTTCCCGCCTACGGATTGTACTGGTTTGAAAAAATCATCTCCAAAGGAATCAAGCCGAAACTCGTATTTTACGTCGTCAGTCCCGAAGGTTTCGACGATACGAAGGGGATTTCCTATGATCCGTTTTTGAAATACGGAGCGGACGACGAGTTTCTTCTCAAATATTTGGATCAGATTTCTTTCGAGGATCGAAAGAAACTTCTTTTGGATCGGCTCTTTGCGGTTCGAAGAATCAATCCCGATCTGAAACTTTTTTCCAAACGACTTCAGGAGAAGAAGTTAAACGAATACAATCCAGCGTTTAACATGGATTATATGGTTCTGAATTTGAATCATGGGGAACAATTCGCGTATACCACCTTTCTAAACGATCCGGATCGTTTGGAAAAAGACGCGGTTCGAATCCGAAATCTTTATCTTTCCACCTTTACTCTGGGGACGACTCAGTTCTTCTTTGTGGAACAATTTCTCAAATTGGCGCACGAAAACGACGTAAAGGTCTATTTGATCTGGCCGAAAGTCTACAAAACCTATCAAAAACGGTATTACGAACTGGAAATGGAAAAAACTTGGTGGCCTAAGATCCAGGATCTTGCGGCAAAGTATTCCGCGGTTCCGGTGGATTTGAACACGCAGACTTCCTGTGATTTGTTTTACGACGCTTCTCATCAATCGATCATGTGCTTTTTAGAATCCATGAAGCTGATGATGGACGACTATTACGGATTTAAAAAGATTCGTTGA
- the purN gene encoding phosphoribosylglycinamide formyltransferase, producing the protein MASLFTKPKKKIVFLASGRGSNLKAVLQSLKAGKIAGTGIALICDSPDAKALEIALEFKLPSHVLNFASFSDKGEYHKKLLNLLLELQPDLIVTAGYMKILKSPVIQAFPNRIINIHPSLLPAFPGLNAQKQAFEYGVKIAGCTAHFVDEGVDSGPVILQGVVKIEEGMSERDLTLEILKEEHKILPLAVQYFCEDRLTIQNRKVNIR; encoded by the coding sequence TTGGCAAGTCTGTTTACTAAACCTAAAAAAAAGATCGTATTTTTAGCCTCAGGCCGAGGCTCCAATCTCAAGGCCGTTTTGCAGAGTCTCAAGGCGGGAAAAATCGCCGGAACCGGAATCGCACTGATCTGCGACAGCCCGGATGCGAAGGCGCTCGAAATCGCCCTGGAATTCAAACTCCCTTCTCACGTTCTCAACTTCGCTTCGTTTTCCGATAAGGGAGAATATCACAAAAAACTTCTGAACCTATTGTTGGAACTCCAACCGGATCTCATCGTGACCGCGGGTTATATGAAGATTTTGAAGTCCCCGGTCATCCAAGCCTTCCCGAACCGGATCATCAACATTCACCCTTCTCTTCTCCCCGCGTTTCCGGGATTGAACGCGCAGAAACAAGCCTTTGAATACGGGGTCAAGATCGCGGGTTGCACGGCTCATTTCGTGGATGAAGGAGTGGATTCGGGTCCCGTGATTCTCCAGGGAGTCGTGAAAATCGAGGAAGGAATGTCGGAAAGAGATTTGACTCTGGAGATTCTCAAAGAGGAACATAAAATCCTGCCACTCGCGGTTCAATACTTTTGCGAGGATAGGCTTACGATCCAAAATAGAAAGGTCAACATCCGATAA
- a CDS encoding PQQ-dependent sugar dehydrogenase, with protein sequence MIFPRSTITVSLGILAILLFHSPGIAKTKKPSAPNLPPKKNVPVAEVVPWYASVADGFQEPTDIQFIPGNSKRMIVLEKRGKLVEVDLTTKTKTLRADFTGQVETRSEEGLLGLAFSPDFATDSKFFVNVVVKEGGKDHSKILEFEWKNDVVQKLEDAKRTLFKVEQPYSNHNGGQLAFGPDRKLYIGFGDGGGANDPYKNGQNSRTFLGKMLRILPNPQSSGAPYKIPEDNPFVNRPGFLPEIWSYGLRNPWRFSFDSATGELYLADVGQNEFEEIDLIQKGKNYGWNVKEGFHCFKKNPDCSNPQLVDPIHEYPREEGQSVTGGYVYRGKELPKLVGGYIYGDFVAGKVWILRQKNGKKISNELLFRVPFQISTFGQDGTGEVYFADFGSGNIFRIIKKN encoded by the coding sequence ATGATTTTTCCGCGTTCCACTATAACCGTCAGCCTCGGAATTTTGGCGATTCTTCTGTTCCATTCTCCCGGAATCGCAAAAACAAAAAAACCGTCCGCTCCGAACCTCCCTCCTAAAAAGAACGTTCCCGTTGCGGAAGTAGTTCCTTGGTACGCGAGCGTAGCCGACGGTTTTCAAGAACCGACGGACATTCAATTTATTCCGGGGAACTCGAAACGGATGATCGTTTTGGAAAAACGCGGTAAGCTCGTAGAAGTCGATCTAACGACAAAGACGAAAACGCTTCGCGCGGATTTTACCGGCCAAGTCGAAACCCGATCGGAAGAAGGACTTTTGGGACTTGCGTTTTCGCCCGACTTTGCGACGGATTCGAAATTCTTCGTCAACGTCGTCGTAAAAGAAGGGGGTAAGGATCATTCTAAAATTCTCGAGTTTGAATGGAAGAATGACGTGGTTCAAAAACTCGAGGACGCAAAACGAACTTTGTTCAAAGTAGAACAGCCGTATTCGAATCACAACGGGGGACAACTCGCATTCGGACCCGATCGTAAATTGTACATCGGTTTTGGAGACGGGGGCGGGGCCAATGATCCTTATAAAAACGGACAAAATTCCCGAACCTTCCTCGGAAAAATGCTTCGCATTCTTCCCAACCCTCAAAGTTCCGGCGCACCGTATAAAATTCCCGAAGACAACCCGTTTGTGAACCGTCCCGGTTTTTTACCGGAGATCTGGAGTTACGGACTGCGAAATCCGTGGAGATTCTCCTTTGATTCGGCGACCGGCGAACTTTACTTAGCCGACGTCGGTCAGAACGAATTCGAAGAAATCGATCTGATTCAGAAAGGAAAGAACTACGGCTGGAACGTTAAGGAAGGATTTCATTGTTTTAAGAAGAACCCGGACTGTTCCAATCCCCAACTCGTCGATCCTATTCACGAATATCCCCGGGAAGAAGGCCAGTCCGTAACGGGCGGTTACGTCTATCGGGGAAAGGAACTACCTAAATTAGTAGGCGGTTATATTTACGGAGACTTTGTGGCGGGAAAAGTCTGGATTTTAAGACAAAAGAACGGTAAAAAGATCTCGAACGAGTTGTTGTTTCGTGTCCCGTTCCAAATCAGCACTTTCGGCCAGGACGGGACTGGAGAGGTATATTTCGCCGATTTCGGTTCAGGAAATATCTTTCGCATTATAAAAAAAAATTGA